GGTCCTGGCCATGGCCGCGAAACTGCGGGCCACCGGGCTCGCGGACGGATTCGACGGCGCCGGCATCGGCGTCCCGGGCCCGGTCCGCTTCCCCGAGGGCATCCCGGTGGCACCACCGATCATGCCCGGCTGGGACGGCTTCCCCGTGCGGGAGGCGCTCAGCCAGGAACTCGGCTGCCCCGTCATGGTCGACAACGACGTGAACCTCATGGCGATGGGGGAGCAGCACGCAGGTGTCGCCCGCACCGTCGCCGACTTCCTCTGCGTCAAGATCGGCACCGGCATCGGCTGCGGCATCGTCGTCGGCGGTGAGGTCTACCGCGGTACGACGGGCAGCGCCGGCGACATCGGGCACATCCAGGCCGTCTCCGACGGCCGCCCCTGTGCCTGCGGCAACCGGGGCTGCCTGGAGGCCCACTTCAGCGGGGCCGCCCTGGCCCGTGACGCCACGGAGGCCGCCCAGCAGGGGCTTTCGCCCGAACTGGCCCAACGGCTCGAGGCGAACGGCGGCCTCACCGCCGTCGACGTCTCCGGCGCGGCCGCCGCGGGCGACGCCACCGCCCTCGATCTGATCCGCGAGGGCGGAAACCACACCGGCCAGGTCATCGCCGGCCTGGTCAGCTTCTTCAACCCCGGCCTGGTGGTGATCGGCGGTGGGGTGACCGGCCTCGGTCACACCCTGCTCGCCGCGATCCGCACCCAGGTCTACCGCCAGTCGCTGCCCCTGGCGACCGGCAACCTGCCCATCGTCCTGGGCGAGCTCGGCCCCACCGCCGGCGTCATCGGCGCGGCCCGGCTCATCAGCGACCACCTGTTCTCACCCGCGTAAGCCCGCACCCCCGCACCCCGTACGGCCGCACCAGCACAGCCCACGCTCTGCCCCGCCCTGCCCTGAACACGCCTGTTCGACAAGCGCCCTGACACCGGCCCGCCCGCCAAGGGGAATCCGCATGGCACCAGAACCACCGCTGCTCAGCATGTCCGGCATCACCAAGTCGTTTCCCGGAGTCCGGGCCCTCGACGGCGTCGACCTCGACGTCCAGGCCGGCGAGGTGCACTGCCTGCTCGGCCAGAACGGGGCCGGCAAGTCCACCCTCATCAAGGTGCTGGCCGGCGCCCACCAGCCCGACACGGGGACCATCCGCTGGCGGGGCGAGGAGGTGACGCTCCGCTCGCCGATCGCCGCCATGCGCCTCGGCATCGCCACCATCTACCAGGAACTCGACCTGGTGGAACACCTGTCGGTCGCCGAGAACGTGCACCTGGGCCATGAGCCGACCGCCGCCGGTTTCGTCGTACGCGGCAAGACGGCCAAGGCGTCAACGGCCGCTCTGCTGCGGCGACTCGGGCACGCGGAGAT
The Streptomyces tuirus genome window above contains:
- a CDS encoding ROK family transcriptional regulator, which encodes MTARPGNSHQARLLRLLRDGGPNSRAQLGDQVDLSRSKLAVEVDRLLETGLVVADGLAASRGGRRSHNIRLNPELRFLGVDIGATSVDVAVTNAELETLGHLNQPMDVREGPVAVFEQVLAMAAKLRATGLADGFDGAGIGVPGPVRFPEGIPVAPPIMPGWDGFPVREALSQELGCPVMVDNDVNLMAMGEQHAGVARTVADFLCVKIGTGIGCGIVVGGEVYRGTTGSAGDIGHIQAVSDGRPCACGNRGCLEAHFSGAALARDATEAAQQGLSPELAQRLEANGGLTAVDVSGAAAAGDATALDLIREGGNHTGQVIAGLVSFFNPGLVVIGGGVTGLGHTLLAAIRTQVYRQSLPLATGNLPIVLGELGPTAGVIGAARLISDHLFSPA